The uncultured Cohaesibacter sp. genomic sequence GAATGGCAAAACCCATGTCCAGTGATGCCTTGATCAGGATCGGCGACATGATGTTGGGCAGGATGTGGCGCCCCAGAATGCGCGGCCAACCGGCACCAATGGCGCGGACGGCGAAGATGAACTGCTCTTCTTTCTTGCCGATCACTTCGCCGCGTACCAGCCGTGCATAGGCAGGCCACCAGGTCACCGAGATGGCAATGATCATGTTGCCAACTCCGGAACCGATTGCTGCGGCAACGGCCATTGCCAGAATGAGACTGGGAATGGTGAGCAGAAGATCGGTGAAACGCATCAGGACCTCATCCACCCAACCGCCGAAATAGCCAGCGATGGCACCGACCGTGCTGCCGATAACGATGGCGATGACCACCACAGCGAGGCCGGAGAACAGGGACACCTGAGATCCAACAAGCACCAGCGAGAACATATCCTGTCCCAGTGAATTGGTGCCGAACCAATGGTCCCAACTGGGAGGCAAAAACCGTGAGGCGACATCCGTTCCGCCCGCCACATGGTCCGGAAAGGGAACGATGTAGGGAGCAAAGATCGCCAGAATGACCAGAGCGAGGATGATCACCAGCCCGATGATGGACAAGGCACTTTGCCGAAAGCGATAGAAGGCCCGGGACCAGTTTTCCAGACGCGCGGAGCGATCACGCTTTGGCCGCGCAACAGCCGTTTCCGAATTGGTCATGACAAGCGCACCTTTGGATTGAAAACACTGTAGAGAAGATCGACGAGGAGCATGGAAACCAGATAGATGA encodes the following:
- a CDS encoding ABC transporter permease translates to MTNSETAVARPKRDRSARLENWSRAFYRFRQSALSIIGLVIILALVILAIFAPYIVPFPDHVAGGTDVASRFLPPSWDHWFGTNSLGQDMFSLVLVGSQVSLFSGLAVVVIAIVIGSTVGAIAGYFGGWVDEVLMRFTDLLLTIPSLILAMAVAAAIGSGVGNMIIAISVTWWPAYARLVRGEVIGKKEEQFIFAVRAIGAGWPRILGRHILPNIMSPILIKASLDMGFAILTVASLGFVGIGVKAPTPEWGTLLSIARNYMPTYWWTALFPGFAIFLAVLAFNLLGDGLRDVMDPKARR